In Blastopirellula sp. J2-11, a single genomic region encodes these proteins:
- the fabF gene encoding beta-ketoacyl-ACP synthase II, giving the protein MKRRVVVTGLGIVTSLSQRLDDFWTKLTAGESGIHELKLFDTSKFKVNFGGDVHDWRPTEYFDSKELNRIDRFTQFAMVGAVDAINDSRIDFSNYDSFRCGVILGSGIGGLQTIEDQVERLLMKGPDRVSPMTIPKLMLNAAGGNISIRYGLRGPNFTVATACASATNAIGDAMKAIQYDEADVMVTGGTEAAITPMGMSAFANMRALSTRNDDPAKASRPFDLGRDGFVMSEGAGIVVLEELEAAKARGATIYAELVGYGCSGDAGHITSPDEEGRGASRAMQNALNDGDLNPNCVDYINAHGTSTPPGDVAETKAIKNVFGEHAYRLSVSSTKSALGHSLGASGGIEMIISILAMKTSTVPPTINLEDPDPKCDLDYTPNVAKTRELNYAMSNSFGFGGHNASVIVGKYKE; this is encoded by the coding sequence ATGAAGCGACGAGTCGTCGTTACTGGATTGGGGATCGTTACCTCGCTCAGTCAACGTCTAGATGATTTCTGGACGAAGCTGACGGCGGGGGAGAGCGGCATTCATGAATTGAAGCTGTTCGATACCTCTAAATTCAAAGTCAACTTCGGTGGGGATGTCCATGATTGGCGCCCGACCGAATACTTTGATTCGAAGGAGCTCAACCGCATCGACCGTTTTACGCAATTTGCGATGGTCGGCGCGGTCGATGCGATTAACGATTCCAGAATCGATTTTTCGAATTATGACTCGTTCCGTTGCGGAGTAATTCTCGGTTCCGGAATCGGCGGTTTGCAAACGATCGAAGATCAAGTCGAACGTTTGTTGATGAAGGGCCCTGATCGGGTCTCGCCGATGACGATTCCGAAGCTGATGCTCAACGCGGCCGGCGGTAATATCTCGATTCGATATGGGCTGCGCGGACCCAACTTCACTGTTGCGACCGCCTGCGCCAGCGCTACCAACGCCATCGGCGACGCGATGAAGGCGATTCAATACGATGAAGCCGACGTCATGGTCACCGGCGGCACCGAAGCCGCAATCACGCCGATGGGCATGAGCGCCTTTGCAAACATGCGAGCTCTCTCGACCCGCAATGATGACCCGGCCAAAGCAAGTCGACCGTTCGATCTCGGTCGCGACGGCTTCGTCATGAGCGAAGGCGCAGGGATTGTCGTGCTGGAAGAATTGGAAGCCGCCAAGGCGCGCGGCGCCACCATCTACGCCGAACTAGTCGGCTATGGATGTAGCGGCGACGCCGGGCACATCACGTCGCCGGACGAAGAAGGGCGCGGAGCGTCGCGCGCGATGCAAAACGCGCTGAACGACGGCGATCTCAACCCGAACTGCGTTGATTACATCAACGCCCACGGAACCAGCACGCCGCCGGGTGATGTCGCCGAAACGAAGGCGATCAAAAACGTCTTTGGCGAGCACGCCTATCGACTGAGCGTCTCGAGCACCAAGAGCGCCCTGGGGCACTCGCTGGGCGCCTCAGGCGGCATCGAAATGATCATCTCGATCTTGGCGATGAAAACGTCGACTGTGCCGCCGACGATCAATCTGGAGGATCCCGATCCGAAGTGCGATCTCGACTACACGCCGAACGTCGCCAAAACGCGTGAGCTGAATTACGCGATGAGCAACAGTTTCGGATTCGGCGGACATAACGCTTCGGTGATTGTCGGCAAGTA